In Papaver somniferum cultivar HN1 chromosome 1, ASM357369v1, whole genome shotgun sequence, a genomic segment contains:
- the LOC113320252 gene encoding poly(ADP-ribose) glycohydrolase 1-like, translated as MENLENLNSILPFLPLVLQSSSPSPSLSWPIQIIEALKSLSKGPDHSRVESGEVLFLAISDLRNSLGLSSYEINSHAEQGYSVFFDELMSRVESGKWFGEVVPALATLLLKLPSLLEDHYRNADEINRGRREGYPRINTGLRLLRPQESGIVFLSQELIGALLACSFFCLYPTFDRGAKHLPDINFDHLFASLHPSYKENQEHKIRCLVHYFERISSCMPMYCVSFERKVIPMENSPLCVSYPEADFWSKSTISLCHLEVLTSGLIEEQNREALEVDFANKYIGGGAIGRGCVQEEIRFMINPELIAGMLFLPCMDDNEAIEIVGVERFSTYTGYGSSFRYSGDYSDKKLIDCMGRRKTRIVAIDALHRPGMRQFRVKYLLREINKAWCGFFDQIKYQDYQKALQEDEFSRDRLHWDCKTSSNKPSTCDGLHGGENEAQVIGNSRGEHSNQDSDVQDDIGIATGNWGCGAFGGDPEIKAITQWLAASQALRPFISYYTFGEEPLQSLEQVSHWILSHGWTVGELWNMLAEYSTQRVNGETRMGFLSWLLPILPSPLEQSALSS; from the exons ATGGAAAACCTAGAAAATTTGAACTCGATTCTTCCATTCTTACCACTTGTACTCCAGTCATCATCACCATCTCCTTCTCTTTCATGGCCGATTCAAATCATCGAAGCGTTGAAATCACTAAGTAAAGGTCCAGACCACAGTCGAGTTGAATCTGGTGAAGTTTTGTTTCTTGCGATTTCTGATCTCAGAAATTCTCTTGGTTTATCTTCTTATGAAATCAATTCTCATGCTGAACAAGGTTATTCTGTTTTCTTCGATGAG TTAATGTCTCGTGTTGAATCGGGGAAGTGGTTTGGGGAGGTTGTACCAGCATTAGCGACTTTGTTGTTGAAATTACCGTCTCTTCTGGAAGATCATTATAGGAATGCAGATGAAATTAATCGTGGAAGGAGAGAAGGTTATCCTAGAATTAACACTGGACTCCGTTTATTGAGGCCGCAGGAATCAGGCATTGTGTTTCTCAGTCAG GAATTAATTGGGGCTCTTCTTGCTTGCTCTTTCTTTTGTTTGTATCCAACATTTGATAGAGGTGCCAAACATCTTCCAGATATCAACTTTGATCATTTATTTGC GAGTCTTCACCCCAGCTACAAAGAAAATCAAGAGCATAAAATAAGGTGCCTTGTACACTACTTTGAAAGGATATCATCATGCATGCCAATGTATTGTGTCTCATTTGAAAGAAAGGTTATTCCTATGGAAAATAGTCCACTGTGTGTTTCATATCCTGAAGCTGATTTTTGGAGCAAATCCACCATTTCACTCTGCCATTTGGAG GTTTTGACATCTGGCTTAATAGAGGAGCAGAATCGTGAAGCTCTTGAAGTGGACTTTGCAAACAAATACATTGGTGGTGGTGCTATTGGTAGAGGCTGTGTACAG GAAGAGATCCGTTTCATGATCAATCCAGAGTTAATCGCTGGCATGCTTTTCTTGCCTTGTATGGATGACAATGAAGCTATTGAAATTGTTGGAGTGGAAAGGTTTTCAACTTACACTGG ATATGGCTCCAGTTTCCGTTATTCGGGTGATTATTCAGATAAGAAGTTAATAGATTGCATGGGAAGACGTAAAACCAGGATAGTCGCAATAGATGCGTTGCATAGACCAGGAATGAGACAATTCAGGGTCAAATACCTTCTCCG GGAGATCAATAAGGCGTGGTGTGGATTTTTTGATCAAATAAAATATCAAGACTATCAAAAAGCTCTTCAAGAGGATGAGTTTTCCAGAGATAGGCTCCATTGGGATTGCAAAACCTCCAGTAATAAG CCTTCCACTTGCGATGGACTTCATGGAGGAGAAAATGAGGCTCAAGTGATTGGGAATTCTCGTGGTGAACACAGTAATCAAGATTCAGATGTTCAGGATGATATTGGAATTGCAACAGGGAATTGGGGATGTGGTGCTTTTGGGGGAGACCCTGAAATTAAGGCTATAACTCAGTGGCTTGCTGCTTCTCAG GCACTAAGACCTTTCATTTCGTATTACACGTTTGGCGAGGAACCTCTGCAGAGTTTGGAGCAG GTGAGTCATTGGATTCTGTCGCATGGATGGACAGTTGGGGAACTCTGGAATATGTTAGCGGAATACTCAACTCAAAGAGTAAACGGTGAAACTCGTATGGGATTTCTCAGTTGGCTCCTTCCTATTTTACCATCACCACTAGAACAGTCTGCACTTTCATCATAA